One Thermoanaerobacter pseudethanolicus ATCC 33223 genomic window, CCCTGCCCGAGGACAACCATCATCAATATAACAATTATCATATATGGAATAGCATACATAATATCAACAAACCTCATTATGATCATATCAACTTTACCACCAAAATAACCCGAGATTCCCCCCACTAGAACACCTATTACCGCGTTCAAAAGCGCTGCCACAAAACCAATCATTAAGGATACCCTTGCGCCCATCCATGTGCGTGTCCACAAATCTCTTCCTAAGGAATCTGTTCCAAACCAGTGCCTGGCTGAAGGCGGCTGGTTAATCTCAGAGGGGTTTGTAGTTCTATAGTCGTATGGAGTCATATAAGGTCCAACTATTGCCAGAAAAGTATAAAGTATAATTATTATTAATCCCAGCATTGCTGCTTTATTTTGCTTTAACCTTCTCCATGCATCCTGCCAGTAGGTAATGCTTGGCCTTGCTATAGCCTCCATTTCACTTATATTTTTGCCTACATGAGTAAAAAGTTCCTGAGAAAGTTCTCCCGCACTGTTCTGCATCATCTTTTTACCTCCTATTTCCCTGCAATCCTGATTCTCGGGTCTATAAAACCGTATATAATGTCAACTATAAAGTTTGCTGCAATTAAGAATAGACCATAAAATACTGTCATTCCAAGTACCATCGAATAGTCTAAGTTTTGAATGCCTAAAATGTAGAATTTTCCAAGTCCAGGGATTGCAAAAATTTGCTCTATAACAAATGTACCGGTGAGAAGTGTAGCTGTTACAGGTCCAAGGACTGTAATTACCGGCAAAATAGCATTTCTTATTTGATGTCTCCATACTATTTGTGATGGTGAAAGGCCTTTTGATTTCGCAGTCTTAATATAGTCCTGATTGACTACATCGAGCATACTTGCCCTCATAAGCCTTGCCATTAGTGCAATGGAACCCAGGCTTAAAGCAAAAGTCGGCATTATTGTGTATGCAAAACCCTTCCATTGAGCTACAGGTAAGAGTTTCAATTTGATAGAAAAAATATATTGTAGAAGAGGCCCTATCACAAAGCCGGGAACAGAGACACCCACGATAGCAATAAACATACTGAGATAATCCAGGGGTTTATTGCGATTTAAAGCTGCAATTATTCCCAAAGAAATACCTACAATTGTAGCGAAAATTACAGCTCTTATCCCGAGATCGGCAGAATAAGGAAATGCCTGTGCTATGACTTCATTTACCGTTCTATTTCTATACCTTAAGGAATATCCCAGATCGCCTTTTAAAAGGTTTGAAATGTAGGTTATATACTGGACGTGAAGCGGTTTATCAAAACCATAGTATTCCATCATGTTTTGCTTAATCTCCGGAGTAACTTTTTCACTCAAAAATGGATCTCCTGGAAGGAGCCTTACGAGGAAAAATACTATAGTTACAAGGAACCATGCAGTAATTAAAGAAACCACTAATCTATTTAGTATATAGCGGGCCATTTACTTACCTCCTTTTTACGGTTTTCCAATAATACTTTATTGTTTTCAAATCATCATAGATGGAGGTATGTGCTTTCGCACATACCTCCATTATGAATGAGAAATTAGTTTTTCCCTTCGACATCAGCATAGATAAAGTCTGGATCTGCACCGATAAAGTTCCTGACAAGGCCTGTTACATAATCTTTTTTTGTCCAAGCCCTTTGCCTGAAGTAGACAGGTACAATTGGCCCTTTTTCAAGGAGCAGTTTTTCTGCTTCAAACATGGCATCAGCGCGCTTTTTGAAGTCTCCAGTTGTTTTTGCAAATTTTATGAGTTCATCGTATTCTTTGTTGCTCCAGCCAGTATTGTTGTGCCCGCCGCCAGTGACCCAGAGGTCTAAATAGGTCATCGGGTCGTCATAATCTGGGCCCCAGCCAGCAAATACGACATCGTAGTCACTCTTGTTCATAAGTTCAAGCCTTTGCTTGAAAGGAACCTGTTTTATGGTCATTTCAATACCCAGGTTCTTTCTGAGCATATCCTGAATAATTTCTGCGCTCATCTTAGCCCTGGAGCTATCATCGGTTAGTAATTCAAATTTGATCTTTGATGGATCACTGAGGTTGAGTTCTTTTAAAGCTTTGTCAAGGTATTCCTTCGCTTTTGCAGGGTCGGCCTTTTTAGGATAGAATTCATACGGATATTCCTCTGCGAATTTCTTTTCTACACCGGAAAGGAGTGGTAGTACATATCTTGTTGCAGGATCGGAGACGCCTCCCAGCACAGCTTTTATATAGTCTTCCCTATCGAGCGCAAAGCCGACAGCTTTCCTGAAGTTTTCGTTGGCAAGCCACGGTTTGCCGTCCTTTTTTACGTTGAACTGGAGGTAGAATTCTGCACCATCATAGTAGAAGAGAGCTTTGCCTTCGTTCTTTACCTGTTCAACAAATTCTGGTGGAATTCCTACAAAATCAAGTTCTCCATTTTCATACATTTGCCATGCTGTATTGACTTCTTGTACAATAGGTATTCTTACCCTATCAAGCTTTATGGCATCTTTGTTCCAGTAATTGGGGTTTTTTTCCAAAATGAGTTCCTGTTCGTGCTTCCACTCTTTCAAGATAAACGGACCATTGTAAAGGAGTTTGTCAGCGTCTGCCGCGAACTTCTCTCCCATTTTCTCTACAAACTCTTGCTTGACAGGCATAAAGGAGATGAAGTTCAAAAGACTTTCAAAATACTTAACCGGCACGTTAAGTTTGATTTCCAGCGTCTTCTCGTCGAGGGCTTTTACGCCAACCTGGTTAGGATCAGTTATCTTGCCCGTATTGTATTCTTCACCGTTTACAATATAGTAGCCCTGAAAAGCATATTCCGATGCAGTTTCTGGGGCGAGGAGCCTTTTTATCGCATATTCAAAATCATAAGCTGTTACAGGTGAACCGTCGCTCCACTTTGCATCTCTCAAATGGAAAGTATAAGTCATCTTATCTTCAGATACTTCCCATTTTTCAGCCATTCCGGGATAAACTTTACCGTCGTATACTCTTACAAGCCCTTCAAAAACAGCATTTCCAACCATAATAGCATAAGTGTCGGTCGCTTTCTGTGGGTCAAGGTTCGGAACTTCTGCCCCAATCGCAAAAACTAATTCTTTTTCTTTGAGCTGCTCCTGCTGCTGTACGCCCTCAGCCTGATTAGTAGGTTGCTTGCTACATCCGGCGAAGACTCCTGCTACCAGCAGCAGTATGAGGACAAGGGCTAAACTTTTCCTTAACATTTTATCCCCTCCCAAATAGTTTTAAAGTTTATATTAACTTTTTTCCGTATAATATCCCCCCCGACAATCCCCCCTTTCAGTCCATGAAAAAACAAATTAATTAATACTGTACATTTTTACAATACTTGAAAATTTGCTATCTAATAGAAGACACAGAAAATTTGTTTGTAACACATACGTTATATATGGTATATCATATATCTTACAAGATTCTTTGTCAAGAATTAGGGCGTGTATTTTCCTAAATGTCCACCCTTCAGAAACTTGGAAATATATAATTGTCGTATTAGCTTTCAGAAATTTTGTGATATAATCGGTATGCACTTATTCTGATGCCTCTTTTTTAATCCCCCTTACAATTTTATTTATATATTTATTTTATTTTGTAGATGTCTATCATTATAGCATATTTAATGGTTGTTGACAATACATCTAAAAACATAATCTACGCCTCATCTACTAAGTATTTATATCCCACATCTTCTTTTTATTTGTAATATGTCCTTTCATATTCTATCGTTTCAAGCAGCATTATTATCATTTTCTTATCTTTCCTCACTACTATCCATCTCTCTTTTCTCTTTTTGCCCTCTTTTATTATCTTGTCCAATTCTCTATAAATAGCACCTCTACTTTCGTTCTTAATTCATCTGTCTTTTTCTTGATTTCTAAAATAATCTCTGTAAGCAATAGAAAGAGTGTATTTATCAGATTATATACAATTATATACAAATATAAATCAAGCTCCACTTTTACATGTATAAAAAGTGGAGCTTGTTATCAATCTGTAGCCTACAATTTGCGTAGGCTATTTATTTCGACAATTCTTCTTTTAAGATTTGATTAGTAAGCTGAGGATTTGCTTTTCCTTTTGTCGCCTTCATAACTTGCCCTACTAAAAAGCCCATTGCTTTTTCTTTGCCATTTTTGTAATCCTCTACTGATTTAGGATTTTCAGCTATGACTTTTTTGATAATTTCTCTTAATTCGTCCTCATTAGCTATCTGTTTCAATCCTTTTTCTTCTACTATTACCTCTGGCTCTTTCCCTGTACCAAACATCTCTTCAAAAACAGTTTTAGCAATGGATCCGCTTATCACACCGTTATCAATTAATTTAAGCAATTTTACTAACATTTGCGGTGTTACGGGTACTTCGTCTATTTCTTTCCCTGTCTCATTCATGAGGCGAGAAAATTCTCCCATAAGCCAATTGCTTACAGCCTTTGGAGAATCATATTCGAGAGCGCACTTTTCAAAGAAGTCCGCTATTTTCTTTGAAGAAGTTATAATTTTAGCATCATATTCAGGTAAACCGTACTCGGAAATAAATCTCTCTCTCTTGCGGTGTGGCATTTCAGGCAAAGACTTTCTAATCTCTTCTTTCCACTCATCTGTTACAATTATTGGAACTAAATCTGGTTCAGGGAAATACCTGTAATCATGAGCTTCCTCTTTTGTCCTCATAGGCTCGGTTATTCCTTTTGCCTCATTCCATCTTCTTGTCTCTTGTACTATTGTTCCGCCTTCTTCTAAGACTTTTATCTGCCTTTTTATTTCATATTCCAACGCCTTTTGAACGGCTCTAAAGGAGTTTAAATTTTTAAGCTCTATTTTTGTCCCTAATTCAGTACTTCCCACAGGCCTCACAGACACATTTGTATCAACTCTTAAAGAACCTTCCTGCATTTTGCAGTCAGAAACTTCGGTGTACTCTAAAATGCTCTTTAATTTTGTTAAGTATTGATAAGCTTCTTCAGGTGTAGACATATCTGGTTCAGAAACTATTTCAATGAGAGGCACCCCTGCACGGTTGTAATCTACTAAAGAACCATCTGTATTTTCATGTAGCAACTTTCCAGCATCTTCTTCAATGTGTATCCTCTTTATTCCTATTTTCTTCACCTTACCATCTACTTCAATTTCTACATATCCGTTGCTGCACAAGGGAAGGTCATATTGAGAAATCTGATAAGCTTTGGGCAAGTCAGGATAAAAGTAGTTTTTTCTGTCCATCTTGCTGAAGTTTGCAATTGTGCAGTTTAAAGCAAGTCCCGCTCTTACAGCATATTCTACAACTTTTTTATTTAAAACTGGTAAAGTTCCAGGAAGTCCAAGGCATACCGGACATACATGGGTATTAGGTTCTCCGCCAAATTTGGTAGTACAGCTACAAAAAATTTTGCTTTCTGTCAAAAGTTCGGCATGGACCTCTAAGCCAATCACTGCTTCGTACTTCATTATCTTGCACCTCCTATGGCCTGTGGTTTAGCATTAAATTTGTTAGCTTGTTCAAAGGCATAAGCGACATTTAATATTTTCCCTTCGTCAAAATGTCTGCCAATTATCTGAAGTCCAACAGGTAAGCCATCTGAAAGGCCACACGGTATTGATATGCCAGGAAGCCCCGCTATGTTAACCGATACAGTGTATATATCTGCTAAGTACATGGCTAACGGGTCGTTTGCCCTTTCTCCAATTTTAAAAGCTACAGTAGGACTTGTTGGACCTATTATTACATCGCATTTTTCAAAAGCTTTTTCAAAGTCATTTTTAATGAGAGTTCTGACCTTTAATGCTTTTTTGTAATAAGCATCATAATAGCCAGAGCTTAAAGCATAAGTCCCTAGCATTATTCTTCTCTTTACTTCTTTGCCAAATCCTTCGCTTCTCGTAACCATGTACATGTCAATCAAATCTTCATATTTTCCTGCAATATGGCCGTATCTTATGCCATCATACCTTGCAAGGTTGGAACTAGCCTCTGCCGAAGCGATTATATAATAAGCTGGAAGAGCATATTCTACATAAGGAATAGATATATCTATGATTTCTGCTCCTAAATCCTGTAAAACTTTTATGGATTCTTGTACAGTTTCTTTTACTCCTTCTTCTATTCCTTCGCCAAAAAATTCTTTAGCCACTCCTATCCTCAAACCTTTAATATCTTCTTTGAGATAAGAAGTGTAATCAGGCTTGTCTATTTTTAAAGAAGTAGAGTCTTTGGGGTCATGTCCTATAATTGTATTTAATACAATAGCACAGTCTGTAACATCTTTTGTAAAGGGCCCAATCTGGTCAAGGGAAGAGGCAAAAGCTACAAGTCCATATCTTGACACCAATCCATAAGTAGGTTTCATACCTACTACACCACATAAAGAAGCTGGTTGTCTTATAGAACCACCTGTATCTGAACCTAAAGCAAAAGCCGCCTCGTCTGCCGCTATAGCTGCTGCAGAACCACCAGAAGACCCTCCTGGAACACGGGATAAGTCCCAAGGATTTTTTGTAGTCTTAAAAGCGGAATTTTCTGTAGAAGACCCCATTGCAAATTCGTCTAAATTGGATTTTCCTAAAATTATCACTCCTTCTTCTAGTAATTTTTCCACTACTGTGGCATTATAGGGAGGAATATAGTTTTCTAGCATCTTAGAAGAACAAGTGGTTTTTATTCCCTCAGTAGAAATGTTGTCCTTTATTATCACAGGAATGCCTGTAAGGGCCGTGTCCTCTCCATTTTTGATTTTTTCATCTGCCTCTTTTGCCCTTTGCAATGCAAAATCCTCTGTAATTGTGATAAGAGCATCTATTTTAGGTTCTACTTCTTTTATTCTTTCAAGATAGGATTTTGTCACTTCCAAAGCGCTGACTTCTCTCTTTTTGAGAAGTTCTCTAAGTTCGTGAATTGTCAAACTATATAATTCCATTTATGTACCTCCTCATTCTATAATCTTAGGCACTTTAAAGCATCCGTTCTCTTTATAAGGTGCATTCATCAATATTTTGTCTCTGTCCATTGAAGGCTTTACTTCGTCTTCTCTAAATACATTATGGATTGGCACTATATGAGCTGTAGGCTCTACATTTTCAGTGTCCAATTCGTTTAATTTGTTTACATAGTCGATAATTTTGCTCAGTTGCACTGTAAACTCTTCTATTTCCTCTTGCGAAAATTTGAGACGGGCCAGTTTAGCCACATGCTCAACTTCGCTCCTACTAATAGCCATACTACCACACCTTTCCTTTATTATTCACATCTTATAGTTTACCACAAAAACATATTTTTTGAAGGATAGAGTTTTTAAATATTTTCACCTTTTAGCATTTCTTCAAATTGTTTTTCATCAATTATCTTTATTCCTAATTCTTGGGCTTTTTTAAGTTTAGAGCCAGGATCTTTACCTACTAATACATAGTCTGTTTTTTTACTTACTGAATTTGTAACTTTTCCACCTCTTTCTTCAATTATCCTGGTAGCTTCTTCTCTCGTGTAATTTCCCAACGCTCCTGTCAAAACAAAAGTTTTCCCTTCAAATATGTTGTTTACTTTTTCTTTTGGAATTTTTTTCATGTTTACTCCAGCATTTTTAAGTTTTTCAATTATCTCTACATTTTGTTTTTCTGCAAAAAAGGAAACTATGCTTCTTGCCATCTTAGGTCCTATGTCAGGCAACTGTGTAAAGTCTTCAAATTTTGCCTTCATGATATTGTCCATTGTCTTAAAATGCTCAGCAATCACTTGGGCAGCTTTACTGCCTATTAAGTTTATACCCAAGCCAAAGAGCAATCTATCTAAATCTCTTGTTTTGCTTTCTTCAATAGCATTTAATAAATTTTTAACAGATTTGTCCCCCATTCTTTCTAATTGTATTAAATCTTCGTATTTAAGATAATACAAATCTGCTATGTTGTGAATTAGACCTTTTGACAAAAGCTGATTTATTATAGCTGGCCCCAATCCTTCTATATCCATTGCATCTTTTGAAGCAAAGTGGATAATGCCTCTTAGAAGCTGTGCAGGACAATTTAGACCTGTGCAACGCCTTATAGCCTCACCCAGAAGCCTGACAGCTAAAGCACCGCATTCAGGGCATCTATCTGGCATTACAAATTCTCTTTCTTGTCCAGTCCTCTCTTCTTTTACCACTTCTACTACTTCAGGAATGATTTCTCCCGCTTTTTGAACTATTACCGTGTCTCCTATCCTTATGTCTTTCTCTTTTATGTAGTCCTCATTGTGAAGTGTAGCTCGGCTTACAACTGAACCTGAAATAGCTACAGGCTCTAATATAGCTGTAGGAGTAAGGGCTCCAGTCCTTCCTACTTGAACTATTATATCCAAGACTTTTGTCTTTTTCCTCTCTGCAGGATATTTAAAAGCAATAGCCCACCTGGGGTCTTTGGCAGTCTGGCCTAAAATTTCTCTCTTTTCAAGGTCATTTACTTTTACAACTGCTCCATCAATGTCGTAAGGCAGCTTATCTCGTAAGTTTCTTATCTCTTCTATTTCTTTTATTACTTCATCTATATTGCTACATTTTTTATGAATTGGTATTATTTTAAATCCCTGTTCATTCAAAAATTCTAATGTCTCTATGTGGGTTTTAAATTTTCTACCCTCAATCTTCTGAAGGTTAAAAATAAAAATGTCTAAATCTCTTTTCGCCGTCACTTTAGGATCTAATTGCCTTAAAGAACCTGCTGCAGCATTTCTGGGATTTGCAAAAAGGCTTTCCCCTAATTTTTCTCTCTCCTCATTTAATTTTTCAAAAGAAGCGCGGGGCATGAAGACCTCTCCTCTTACAACAAGGCTTACATCATCCTTAAGCCTTAAAGGAATTGACTTTATAGTCTTTAAATTTTGTGTGACATTTTCTCCTACGATCCCGTCTCCTCTTGTAGAACCCACAGTAAATATGCCTTTTTCATAAATTAGTTCCACAGATAAGCCGTCAATTTTTAATTCTACTACGTACTCTACATCTCCCACTGCCTCTCTTACTCTTCTGTCAAAGTCTCTAAGTTCTCCCTCAGAAAAAGCATTAGCCAAACTTAACATTGGAACTACATGGGTAAAAGGCTCAAATTCTTTTAAAGGCTCCCCACCTACTCTTTGGGATGGAGAGTCTGGAGTTTTAAGCTCTGGATATTTTTCTTCTAATTCTATAAGTTCTCTCATCAGCATGTCGTACTCATAGTCTGAAATCTCTGGTTGGTCCAAAACGTAATATCTGTAATTGTGATAATTTATTTTTTCTCTCAATTCCTTTATCCTTTCTTTTGGATCCATAATCCAACCTCCATAAATTAAGAAATAGCTTTAATAGGAGCAAACTTTAAGTCTAACTTTTTTATGCCCACATTTGGAAAGGCAACTGTAATCTCTTCTCCTTCTACTTTTACTACAGTACCTATCCCCCATATTTTATGCTCTACTTTATCTCCTAAATTATATTGAGCCTTTTCATAAGTTTTCCTTTCTACATAGCTAGATACAGACCTATACTCTTCCCTTGGCTTTGATAACTCATGGTATCTTACTAAAAACCTCTCAGGTATTTCGCTTATAAAACGGGAATAGGAGCTGTACTGAGATTTGCCGTATAAATTTCTCCTCCTCGCATAGGTCATATAGAGTTTTTCTTTAGACCTCGTAATGCCAACATAACAGAGCCGTCTTTCCTCTTCTAATTCATATTCATCTGTAAATGACTTAAAAGAAGGAAATACCCCTTCTTCCATGCCTACCATAAAGACAACAGGAAACTCTAATCCCTTCGCCGAATGCAACGTCATGAGAACAACGCTTTCTCCAATCTCTCCAGCCAAGTCAATATCAGATACCAATGTTATCCCGGCCAAAAATGCTTCTAAAGATTTGTCCTCTGAAGACTCTTCAAATTCATAAGCCGCATTTAAAAACTCTTTTAGGTTTTCTATCCTTCCTTCTGCTTGTTCTGATTCTTCTTTTTCTAACTCCTCTACATATCCAGTCTCTTCTAAAATGTAATTTATTACTTCACTGACAGTCATTGTATCTTTTTTATCAATTAATTCTAAAATAAATTCCTTAAATTCTAAAAGGCTATTTTTAGCCCTTTGGCTTACTTTTGCATCATCTATTGCAAAAAAAAGACTGGTGTCTTTCTCCAAAGCTGTAGCCTCTAATGCCTCAATGGTTGCAGCTCCAATACCTCTTTTAGGAACGTTTATTATCCTTTTAAAAGATATGTCATCATAAGGATTTACAAGTATTCTCAAATAGGCAATAATGTCTTTTATTTCTTTTCTGTCGTAAAACCTTAAAGCTCCGACCACTTTGTAAGGAATTCGCACCCTCATTAAGGCTTCCTCAAAAGCACGGGACTGGGCATTTGTCCTGTATAAAATAGCAAAATCCCTAAAGCTTCTATTTTCTCTTTCTTTTAAGCTGATTATTTCCTGTATTACAAATTCCGCTTCTTCCCTCTCATTGTCTAATTCGCAGAGAATTATCTTTTCTCCTTGTTCATTATTTGTCCATAAAGTCTTTTTCTTCCTTCTTATATTATTATCTATGACATAATTGGCTGCTTCCAATATTGTTTTGGTAGAACGATAGTTTTGCTCTAATTTTATAACTTTAGCGTCAGGATAATCCTTCTCAAAGTTTAATATGTTTTTTA contains:
- a CDS encoding ABC transporter permease produces the protein MMQNSAGELSQELFTHVGKNISEMEAIARPSITYWQDAWRRLKQNKAAMLGLIIIILYTFLAIVGPYMTPYDYRTTNPSEINQPPSARHWFGTDSLGRDLWTRTWMGARVSLMIGFVAALLNAVIGVLVGGISGYFGGKVDMIIMRFVDIMYAIPYMIIVILMMVVLGQGIMPLILALVIGGWVGMARLVRGQILQLKEQEFVLAAKVLGASHSRIIWKHLIPNAMGVILVNLTMSVPSAIFTEAFLSFIGLGVVPPHSSWGQLASYGAQSFRVYPYQLFIPAFFISTTMLSLNLLGDGLRDALDPRLRS
- a CDS encoding ABC transporter permease; translated protein: MARYILNRLVVSLITAWFLVTIVFFLVRLLPGDPFLSEKVTPEIKQNMMEYYGFDKPLHVQYITYISNLLKGDLGYSLRYRNRTVNEVIAQAFPYSADLGIRAVIFATIVGISLGIIAALNRNKPLDYLSMFIAIVGVSVPGFVIGPLLQYIFSIKLKLLPVAQWKGFAYTIMPTFALSLGSIALMARLMRASMLDVVNQDYIKTAKSKGLSPSQIVWRHQIRNAILPVITVLGPVTATLLTGTFVIEQIFAIPGLGKFYILGIQNLDYSMVLGMTVFYGLFLIAANFIVDIIYGFIDPRIRIAGK
- a CDS encoding peptide ABC transporter substrate-binding protein — its product is MLRKSLALVLILLLVAGVFAGCSKQPTNQAEGVQQQEQLKEKELVFAIGAEVPNLDPQKATDTYAIMVGNAVFEGLVRVYDGKVYPGMAEKWEVSEDKMTYTFHLRDAKWSDGSPVTAYDFEYAIKRLLAPETASEYAFQGYYIVNGEEYNTGKITDPNQVGVKALDEKTLEIKLNVPVKYFESLLNFISFMPVKQEFVEKMGEKFAADADKLLYNGPFILKEWKHEQELILEKNPNYWNKDAIKLDRVRIPIVQEVNTAWQMYENGELDFVGIPPEFVEQVKNEGKALFYYDGAEFYLQFNVKKDGKPWLANENFRKAVGFALDREDYIKAVLGGVSDPATRYVLPLLSGVEKKFAEEYPYEFYPKKADPAKAKEYLDKALKELNLSDPSKIKFELLTDDSSRAKMSAEIIQDMLRKNLGIEMTIKQVPFKQRLELMNKSDYDVVFAGWGPDYDDPMTYLDLWVTGGGHNNTGWSNKEYDELIKFAKTTGDFKKRADAMFEAEKLLLEKGPIVPVYFRQRAWTKKDYVTGLVRNFIGADPDFIYADVEGKN
- the gatB gene encoding Asp-tRNA(Asn)/Glu-tRNA(Gln) amidotransferase subunit GatB, with product MKYEAVIGLEVHAELLTESKIFCSCTTKFGGEPNTHVCPVCLGLPGTLPVLNKKVVEYAVRAGLALNCTIANFSKMDRKNYFYPDLPKAYQISQYDLPLCSNGYVEIEVDGKVKKIGIKRIHIEEDAGKLLHENTDGSLVDYNRAGVPLIEIVSEPDMSTPEEAYQYLTKLKSILEYTEVSDCKMQEGSLRVDTNVSVRPVGSTELGTKIELKNLNSFRAVQKALEYEIKRQIKVLEEGGTIVQETRRWNEAKGITEPMRTKEEAHDYRYFPEPDLVPIIVTDEWKEEIRKSLPEMPHRKRERFISEYGLPEYDAKIITSSKKIADFFEKCALEYDSPKAVSNWLMGEFSRLMNETGKEIDEVPVTPQMLVKLLKLIDNGVISGSIAKTVFEEMFGTGKEPEVIVEEKGLKQIANEDELREIIKKVIAENPKSVEDYKNGKEKAMGFLVGQVMKATKGKANPQLTNQILKEELSK
- the gatA gene encoding Asp-tRNA(Asn)/Glu-tRNA(Gln) amidotransferase subunit GatA yields the protein MELYSLTIHELRELLKKREVSALEVTKSYLERIKEVEPKIDALITITEDFALQRAKEADEKIKNGEDTALTGIPVIIKDNISTEGIKTTCSSKMLENYIPPYNATVVEKLLEEGVIILGKSNLDEFAMGSSTENSAFKTTKNPWDLSRVPGGSSGGSAAAIAADEAAFALGSDTGGSIRQPASLCGVVGMKPTYGLVSRYGLVAFASSLDQIGPFTKDVTDCAIVLNTIIGHDPKDSTSLKIDKPDYTSYLKEDIKGLRIGVAKEFFGEGIEEGVKETVQESIKVLQDLGAEIIDISIPYVEYALPAYYIIASAEASSNLARYDGIRYGHIAGKYEDLIDMYMVTRSEGFGKEVKRRIMLGTYALSSGYYDAYYKKALKVRTLIKNDFEKAFEKCDVIIGPTSPTVAFKIGERANDPLAMYLADIYTVSVNIAGLPGISIPCGLSDGLPVGLQIIGRHFDEGKILNVAYAFEQANKFNAKPQAIGGAR
- the gatC gene encoding Asp-tRNA(Asn)/Glu-tRNA(Gln) amidotransferase subunit GatC, with the translated sequence MAISRSEVEHVAKLARLKFSQEEIEEFTVQLSKIIDYVNKLNELDTENVEPTAHIVPIHNVFREDEVKPSMDRDKILMNAPYKENGCFKVPKIIE
- the ligA gene encoding NAD-dependent DNA ligase LigA, coding for MDPKERIKELREKINYHNYRYYVLDQPEISDYEYDMLMRELIELEEKYPELKTPDSPSQRVGGEPLKEFEPFTHVVPMLSLANAFSEGELRDFDRRVREAVGDVEYVVELKIDGLSVELIYEKGIFTVGSTRGDGIVGENVTQNLKTIKSIPLRLKDDVSLVVRGEVFMPRASFEKLNEEREKLGESLFANPRNAAAGSLRQLDPKVTAKRDLDIFIFNLQKIEGRKFKTHIETLEFLNEQGFKIIPIHKKCSNIDEVIKEIEEIRNLRDKLPYDIDGAVVKVNDLEKREILGQTAKDPRWAIAFKYPAERKKTKVLDIIVQVGRTGALTPTAILEPVAISGSVVSRATLHNEDYIKEKDIRIGDTVIVQKAGEIIPEVVEVVKEERTGQEREFVMPDRCPECGALAVRLLGEAIRRCTGLNCPAQLLRGIIHFASKDAMDIEGLGPAIINQLLSKGLIHNIADLYYLKYEDLIQLERMGDKSVKNLLNAIEESKTRDLDRLLFGLGINLIGSKAAQVIAEHFKTMDNIMKAKFEDFTQLPDIGPKMARSIVSFFAEKQNVEIIEKLKNAGVNMKKIPKEKVNNIFEGKTFVLTGALGNYTREEATRIIEERGGKVTNSVSKKTDYVLVGKDPGSKLKKAQELGIKIIDEKQFEEMLKGENI
- the pcrA gene encoding DNA helicase PcrA, coding for MNNILGNLNDKQREAVMTTEGPLLILAGAGSGKTRVLTHRIAYLIKEKKVSPSNILAITFTNKAAEEMKTRVEDLLGYIGDLWVSTFHSACVRILRRDIDKIGYDRNFVIFDTTDQKALIQECLKELNLSEKQYPVKTVLNAISSAKDKMVTPEEYIYVFGNEYRSKKISEIYKLYQKKLKKNNALDFDDIIIKTIELFKESPEVLDFYQRKFKYIMVDEYQDTNTPQYHFVNMLAQKYRNLCVVGDDDQSIYGWRGADVKNILNFEKDYPDAKVIKLEQNYRSTKTILEAANYVIDNNIRRKKKTLWTNNEQGEKIILCELDNEREEAEFVIQEIISLKERENRSFRDFAILYRTNAQSRAFEEALMRVRIPYKVVGALRFYDRKEIKDIIAYLRILVNPYDDISFKRIINVPKRGIGAATIEALEATALEKDTSLFFAIDDAKVSQRAKNSLLEFKEFILELIDKKDTMTVSEVINYILEETGYVEELEKEESEQAEGRIENLKEFLNAAYEFEESSEDKSLEAFLAGITLVSDIDLAGEIGESVVLMTLHSAKGLEFPVVFMVGMEEGVFPSFKSFTDEYELEEERRLCYVGITRSKEKLYMTYARRRNLYGKSQYSSYSRFISEIPERFLVRYHELSKPREEYRSVSSYVERKTYEKAQYNLGDKVEHKIWGIGTVVKVEGEEITVAFPNVGIKKLDLKFAPIKAIS